In Poecile atricapillus isolate bPoeAtr1 chromosome 1, bPoeAtr1.hap1, whole genome shotgun sequence, the sequence CTGCCTTGGCTCAGCTCTGGAAGGTGCAGGAGGGGCCGCAGGAGGGGCCAGGCGGGGAGTGCCACACGGCCGAGCTCGTGCGCTTGAAGTAGCGGGGTTTGCTCTTGTAGAAgatgtgctccagcctggggctggggatggccCCAAACAGCGCGTCCAGGTCAGGGGGGTTGTAGTACTGGTGCGTGATggcctgctggagctgtgcccctgcaggaacaacagcaacaacaaacacATGGATACAGGCGCTACCTCAGCCCGCAGGACCAGCACTCCCCTTTCCCCTCTGAGAAcccaggagctgtgcaggaggggtAGGACACGTCCCACAGCCACCACACCTCACTTCTCAAGAGTTGGGGCTGTCTCCCCCCTTTCCTCTCAGAGGACTCTGGTTTCACCTTAACCCATGAGCGCTTGAACAAAGTAGTGCTGATCCCCTCAGCACAGACAGCTGGGATCTGCCAGAGGTGCACACACTCCTGGACTGTGCTTTGGGATGGCTCCAAGCAAGGCTGAAAAgctccagggcaggagggaaaggaagccagcccagagctggcacTTACCATcagcccaggcagggacaggttTCCGTGGGTTGCTCTCATCATCTGTGGAGTCATCGCTGTTCAGATCCAGCCCGTAGCTGTTCTCATTGGCTGGGGGTGACCCTGGTCCTTGAGCACCCTTCAGGGACCCGAGGCAGGATGTGGAGAGGGATTTCTGAAACCACACAGAGAGCTGTGATGAGCAAGGGGAAGCAGCACTTCTATGGCTGAGATGGCCACCAGAGCCCCAAAGTGCTCAAATCATGAACCAACATAAAACTGTCACCGGGCTCCGTGCCTTGACACCCGCTCTTAAcactccctctcctcctgttttctgtggaaaaacctgggaaagGCACACCCTGCATGTCTCAGCACTCGACTCTATTCCTAAACCCTTCCACATATTCTGTCTCATATTCCCTCGCTGGAGCTCCGACACAGCCTGGACGGAGCCCACAGCCCCAGAACAGATTCCCAGCAGAGACAGCGTCGCATCCCAGCTCCGAGCAGCCTTTCCTGTCGCTCTGCCCATGGAAGGCTCCGCAGCCGCAGCCGGCACAGCCCGGCTGCCCAGGGCCGCTCCCGCGGGGATGCCGCCTCAGGACCTGCTGCCCTCCTGTGGCCGCTTCCAGCATCTTTTCCGCCACCAACCACTTGTTTTTCCATCGGATTCCCAGTGCCGAGCGCTGCGGGGGCTCCGAGCTGCGGGGGCTAAGTAGCCACAGAAGGTGGGGGCCACCCGAGGGCTGTGCCGGGGCCAGGGCTCACCTTGACGGCTTTGTTCGGCCATGTCCCAGGGGCAGCTGGTTGAATgggctttttctcctctcccgGCTGCTGTTGACCATCAGCTTCCTGTAAGACACGGGAATTAAGTCATTTCTCACTCACACAGAACAGACTctgacacagagctgtgttCTCGGCAGCTCTGGCAACATCCAGCCCTCAGTGCCTCTGTGGCTTCTTCTGTagaaataaccccaaatccaaGACTCCTAAATAAAGCCACTCCTTGCTTTCTGGAGCCCACACTCACCCTCTCTGCTTGGAGCCAGACATTAAGAGCTGGGAAAAGGCATTCTGGTGGCTCATATCTTTTGTCCAGCCCAGGCCCAAGGGGCAGCTCTTTGGGACTTTCTTTCCCCtaatatagagaaaaaaaaagaactgctGAAGCTCCTTTTTAACCCAAACTATTTCTCCTCAAGtttccctcctgtgctgctcagcactTGGAGTTActtccatttttctcctgcCTGAAAAAGCTTTGCCAGGCTCATTCTGGCCCAGCTGCTGGCAACACAGGAAGAATTCAGAccttaaattaaatttatacaGCACAAAAGAGTCCAAGTGCCAGGGACTGAGGGAAGGAGTGCAGCAGGAGCCCACACAGGAGGAAGAATTGATCCTGAAGAGGAAGAACCATTTGGGGCATTGATTTTTCACTAATGAAGCAATGAATTTAAGAGTAGAGAGTGAAAGCAAATGTTAGTGTGATATTTCAAGACCAGCAACCCTGACTTCAAGCCCCAATGTTCTTTGTGTGAGTGCAAATGAAGTGACACAGAATCATGTGGCACCTGAGGTTTGGGGGTCACGTCCTTTGGGCACAATGAGGAAATGTGGCAGTAAAACATTAATAAATCTCTTATTTCCACACTGATTTCAGGATCAGTGAATGCTCTCTTTGGGGTGTTCTTCCAAGTGACATTTCATGACTGTCACCATACCATGACAGGGCTGAGGGCTCACCTGGCAGGCAGGGAACTCTCAGCCCTAGGCTTGTTCCTGCACAGCACCTCTGTACAATAACAATCATTAGTTTCATTGTATTTGACCCTCTGAACAACATCCCAGCAACACAGCACTTGGAAAACACCTAATCCTGAACCCagcctgtgtgctgcagagagGCTGATCCCAGAACACTCCAACTCCACCTTGGTGGCCTTGCCAGCCaacactgctggctcctgctgtgCTTGGGGGGGCTTCTCCTTCCCTCGCTGCTTGGGATCCCTGGGGGAAAAGCAAGAATTTAGAGAGGCAAGCTtgtccaggtgtccctcacCCTCTTACAGGCTCCTGCTTCTGCCCCCCAACCTCCAGacagccccagagcccaggtGCAACATCACATTTACATCCACTGCTTCCCTACGGCCATGGCAAATTCCCTGATCCAGGATGGGCACCAGCTCGCACCTCTCCTTCGCTTGTCCCAGTTGTTGCTGCTCCAGAAGGTTCTTCAGTTCCAAGACTGtcttccccctttccttcaCTTCATCCTCCCTTTTCTGCAGTGGTTCTTGCTGctcattttcctcctgaaaaaacaagaggaaaaccCTGTaaggctccagcagctggaacatTTCTCCCTTGTGTCCCAACCCAACCTCAGCTGCCTGGACAGAGATCTGGCAGCCCAggccccaaaatccctgcagAAGCAGGCAGTGACCTGTCCCTATCCCACCAGCCACACTAACACAGCAGGTCCCTGCTATCTCTGTCCTTCTCCATGTGCAGGAGGGTCTTGAGTTGCTCTTACCCCTTTCAGGGCTTTCTGCCTCCGTGCCTCCACTTCCCCGTGTTTCTTGGACCCTTTCCTCTTGCTCCGGTCCTCTGCCACCTTCTCTTCCTTCACCTGTGAGATGTGCACCAGAGAAAGCCACTCCTGTCAGCTCCACCGCTCCAAGGACATACCTCACAGCCTTGGAGGGAGGTCTGGAACTTGGGATATCCCAGATCCCAAGGAGACTGAGACCCAGCAGTGGGTGTGCGTTCGTCCGCTCAAGGTTTGGGAAGGGCTGAAAGGAACATCACTCCTTGTTTTCTAAGGCTGAACCTTTCCAAAGTTTCTTCAGTCCAGCCCAAAATGAGCAGCCAGGCCTCATCTTAGAGGCTGCTCAGGTTCTGGGCCCTCaggcacagctccctcagcccttcACAGCCataacacagcagcagcactggcatgTGGCCACCAGCTCACCGGCCTGCGCCCCCAGAAAGGGCCAGGTCAGGCTCTGAAACCCAAACCTGGCCCAAATGCACCCCCTGCTGAGTTACACTCCAGTCCAATCACGTGGGATAGGTGAGGCTGTCACCTGCAGGGCAGACAGGGGCTGCCACATTCCCTGAACACAGAGCAGCATGAACAGGACCTGTCCCAACAGGAATGTGCAGAGGGATTGAGAACAAAAGCCTCCCCTTGTCAGAAGGAATTCTAGCATGCATGGACTTTGCCAGTGCCCTGTTCACACCTCCCTGGTCTCACAGCTCTCAGAGAGGCCCAAAGCCCACTCAGTCTTCTCACCTTCTCATCACTCTGCAGGATCTTCTGCTCCATCcgctttttcttcttttcctccatcTGTTCTGCACGCTCCCGAGCCTGCAGGGCCTTCCTCAGACGCTCTTCCCGCTTCCTGGGCAGCGCGTGGGCAAGAGGGGCCCGTtagccctgcctgctcccaaaGTGCTCATTCCAAGTGGGAAGCACAAGGCAAGTCTGTGCTGACCAAGGAAAGAGCAAGGGGAAAGGGGCCCAACTCACTGCTTCATTTCTGCCTGACGCCgtctcttctcctcctccactttcttcctcctctgctcctcaGCCTCCTGCTTCTTCCGGAGGTTCTCTAgtctctgcctctccttctcctgAAGGGAGGAGAGTTCAGACTGTACCAGGTGCTGGGGGCTGTGTCTCCCCTCAGGCAGCCTGGTACATGCAGTCACTGTTGGAGTCCTTCACCTGAACACTGGGATAGGGAGTGAGCAGAAGGGGAGACAACACGTATTTGGCAACCGGGACTATCCAATGCAAGCAGAGGtacaggagggaaaaaacacaGTTCTTCAGCTGCCCAGAATATATTTAGAAAAGAACAGCACACCCACTAGGTGACCACTTAACCCAGGAGTCAGGAAAATGGTGGAGGGGGAGCACAGTGCAGCCTGGCTCAGAGGCCAGAAGCTACCAGCAGTGCCCAGTCCCAGCAGAACACACCTGCACAGAGATCCTGCCACCTCACCACTGGTGTGGCCAGAGTGCTGATGGACATCGGCATGAGGGGAGAGAGAGGTCAGCCCCACAGATAAGGTGCCATACTTACAACAAAGTCTCCCTGCAGAGAAAGGGCATAAAAAAACCATCATTTAAGGTTTGGAAGTAACACCAGAGCTCCTCTTCCCAGCACATGCAGCCTgttcccctcctgcccctcagACGTGACGCACCTTCAGGGGGGGCCGGGTGGGAGTGTTGCGCTTGATGAAGTCCTTGATGCCACCCCCTTGTCCCTGCAGGAAGTTCTTCAGTGGCCTGACAGcctgaggggagagagggagggagctcAGGGcctgcctgggacagggggCACAGGGCTGTGGTACCACTCACCTTGCTGGCTGGAGAGGGGGATGATGGAGCCTGGTTTGCTGAGGTCTTGAGCTTCTCATCCAAAGGGGAAAGGGGCCGGCCCCCCGTGTGTTGCCCCTGCCACAGGACACCCAGGGCTTGCTTGCAGCCTTTCATCCTGGTGGCATTAGCAGGAGGGACATGAAGTGGCTGTCACACCCTCCAGAGGGATTTACTGGCTATTACACCTTTCTCCCAAAACCTCACCAGCAACACACAGTGAGGAGACACATCAGGTATTCCGGGAGCCAGATCAGGTATTCCAGACACTCACACAGACAAAAACAACCAGGTCAGTCACTTACACCTCAGGAACCCTCGGATTTatctcccagctctgagctAACTGTGCTAGGGCACCTCTGCTGGTTTGTGCAGGACCTCAGGTGCTCTTCCCCGTGCCAGACCCACTCCCAGAGCCAAACAAGGCTCCAAAAGCCACAGGGACTTCCAAGACACAGGATCTGGCCAAATGAGATTTCAGAGCTACTGGAAGTAGGGAGAGAAAGGCAGGGAAACAATCCCCCTCAACCTTTTTTTAGCACAAATTACTTCAAATGCTAAACCCGAGTCCTTCCAGACCCCTGGCTCATCCCTGCTACCTTGCAGCGTCTCCTACCACATGCGGGAGGAATTCTCCCGGGACTTGGCACAGTTGGGTTGTTCCTGGCTCTTCTGAGGTTCACTGTTGGGATTTACATGGCTTCCTGTGGAGAAACCTGCAGTCAGTGCCACGTGTGAGGCATCCAGCTCCCTCCAGGGACTCTTTCCTccattccagctccagctgcttgtCACATCCTGCAAATCCCACAGGGAACAAAAAcctccccccaactcctccTTCTTGCtcagaggcacagaaaataATCAGGGCCTCTAAATCTTCACATAATGCAACCCCAGAGGGAAAGGATATGACATTCTGTGGAAGAATCCACAGAGGGGCTCCTTCCCAAATGTCCCCACTCACTTGTTGCAGACTGAAGCTGGACAGGGCAACATTTGTCTCATGGCTTGGACACATTTACATATCCTTTCCCACCTAACTAATGTCTCACCTCTTCAGGAGGTCCAAACTTTACCTGGAAAACCTTCTTGACTAGTCAGAGGTGGTTCTGTTTCAAATCCCTTATTTCCCAGGAACGTCCCCCAGTGAGCCCTAGgcctgtgttttctgtgtgtttcaCGCAAGGAAAGCAAGACCACCCAGAAGTTacctgcagcattccctgcctgctgctccagaggggaCAGGTGCTGTGCAGGAGGGCTGGCAGCTCGGGGACTTGTGCTTGGAACAAGGACATCTCCAGGAACCTGCAGGGAAAGGGGACAAACATTCCCTTAGCACAGCTGCTCCAAAGAACAAGGCTACCAGGGAcctgctgccctggaaaagCCAGCTGCTTGCTCAGATAGGGTCTGCCTCCTTCCCAGTGAGGGCTGCGCTGACTCATTTTGGGACATCAGCCACATCCCTGCATCCAGTGACAACCTCAGCAAAGGCACTGACTCAGCAAGAAGGCTTCCACACAGTCTGAGCATTGTTCCTTGGAACTCACCTTTTCCCTCAGGGAATTTGGCTCCAGCTCAGGCCTGTAAAGGAAAAgctattttaataatttaaattctcACTGAAGGCAAGTTACAGGTGATGGAGGCAGTGTATGGGACTCCAAGGAAGGTGAAGGTTCCTAAGCACATCCAGAGGCTGTTCCAGCCAGGCACTTCAAGACTGGGCTGTAAATTCCTCTGAGGGActgtcctgctgtgctgctggcccATAACCACCTTGGGCCCCAGTagcaggaaaggaggggactCTGACAGCCTTGGGCTGTCCCTTCCCCAGAGCAGACCTGACTGAACACCAGCTTTCTGGGGCTAGTAGcagccaggaattccaggaaccCCAAGACACACCAACACCCACCCCAGTGAAGGACTTAATCTCACTGTGCCTGAACAGCACAACCTGGAATCTCATCCAGCCCCAGGTAACAGCAACACCTGAGCAGTCCCTGACAAAATCCGTGGCAGAAAAGCCACTGGGAGAGTGTCCTTTACGGGGAATGCTGGGATCCCTTCCCACTTGCCTTACATGGCAGCCTCACCTTGTGTCGCTGATCACATCTTCTTCCACAAAAGCCTCCAAGGAGCTCTGACCTGGAGAGGAAAGCCTAAGTGGAGCTGGGGAGCTCACTCCCAGGCTCCCAACAGCCACAGGGTGCACACAGAAGAGCTCAGGCTTCCTCCTAGGAACATGGATTGCTCAGCTTTCCCCACCAGCACCACACCTCCCTCAAGTGCCACTGAATCTGGAGTGGGCTGGGGAGGCAGAGCACCgaagcagcagctttgctgcctgcagcctgctccagctgcctgtgTCACAGACAGCATTCCCAGGCCAttggctgcagctcctgcctccctgcacGCTCTGGTGCAGGGATCCGGGGGGTTTGGGCTGATTCCAGGCTCATTCCACCCCCCCATCACACCCCTTCGCTCCAAGTGTTATAACAAATGCTTGGATACGGCGTGACTCAAGGCTGACAAAGCTGAATTCCAGGGGCCTCCATGCTCCACCACAGCCTGTTTGCCTGCAGCAGCAATGGTTTTGGAAAGCCCAAGCAGCCAAACCctgtcaggagcagcagaaatagTGGATACAAGGGATTCAGAGCTACCAGGAATAGCCTGGGCTCCATAACCCCTGTTCCTCTGGTGACACAGCTAGTTTGAGTCTCTTCTATCCTCACCCAAAAAGCATTTGAGCTCCTCTGCCCATTTCAGCCTAACTTCAGGGCTGCACTTTCAGCcctattgattttttttgagaGCTGGCAGATGCCATAAATTAAAgctcttccccagggaatgcaGCAGTCTTTCCCAATCTAAAGGCACACATGGCTGGAACCAGCCTGACCATGCTCTCCCGTCCACAATTGTGCTTTTTGCCAATTCCCAACCCGTGTACCCCAACTCCACCTGCCCCCCAGCCTTTTCACCTGCTGCAGTAACACCCTGGCTTGAAGCTGCACCCCAGAAGCCCACAAGGACAAGAAGACTTGGGGGAGCTGGAGCCAGGGATGAGCCGCTCCACACCGCTCCATTCCCACATGGAAGCAGTGCAGGGACTCACAGCTCACTCTGCTGGAGGCCGAGGAGGATTCTCGTGCTGCTGCCTTCCTGGCCATGGCCCTGCTGATGGATCTCCGGATCatgttctccctcctgctggCCAGGGAGCATTTTTCTGCCAGGGAACTCCTATGGCTCTTGCGGGGGGCAGCCAGCCCGCTCCGGCGGCGCGTCCTGGATTTCTCTGTTGCACTTTTACTAGGGGAGTCCTGGAAGAGCAGCATCTCAAGGTCTTGAGGAGATCCATCTCCTTGGAGTGCAGCAGGATCACCATTCCGAGCAGCCTTGGGAGTGGAGGTGCTGGCTCGCCTGGGGTCCTGTTCCCCATCCCTTCCTGGCTGTTCAGCTGGGatcccagggacaccagggacctcctggagctctgctgctgcatcaccctcaggcagctgctcctccaaaactgctggaggggctgcttcacccccagcagcaccctggggacactcctgGCAGTCCAGGTCTGCTGTGAGAACATGTGCCTTCACAGGCTGCTtcctgggcagagcagggggctGGAGTGTGATGCCAGCCTGAGATTCCAGAGCGCAGCCAGGCATGGATACATCCTGCCCctcacagccagggctctggggctgctcctggttCAGGCACCTCTGGGAATTCAGACTGGAAGACAGCAGCTTGACACCACTCCTCCTTCGGGAAAACCTTAAAGGgaaagaattttgaaggaaatgATGTCCACTTCCAAGTAAGTTTTAGAGGGAAAAGTGGACAGTGTAAAAGTGAAGCTGCTGCTCACTTCTCCACTCCACCATTTCCCCCTCACAGCCCATCCTATCCCTGGGGAGAGGCATATGGACACAGCCCAGGTGGGAGCTCACACACAAGGGCTGTGccacacagacacagcccaggctgggtATCAAGAGCCAGGTATGGAGAAATGGGCATGAGAAAGGTGTATTTAGCCCTACACCAAGAT encodes:
- the LOC131574725 gene encoding inner centromere protein-like gives rise to the protein MKQKREERLRKALQARERAEQMEEKKKKRMEQKILQSDEKVKEEKVAEDRSKRKGSKKHGEVEARRQKALKGEENEQQEPLQKREDEVKERGKTVLELKNLLEQQQLGQAKERDPKQRGKEKPPQAQQEPAVLAGKATKGKESPKELPLGPGLDKRYEPPECLFPALNVWLQAEREADGQQQPGEEKKPIQPAAPGTWPNKAVKKSLSTSCLGSLKGAQGPGSPPANENSYGLDLNSDDSTDDESNPRKPVPAWADGAQLQQAITHQYYNPPDLDALFGAIPSPRLEHIFYKSKPRYFKRTSSAVWHSPPGPSCGPSCTFQS
- the LOC131574724 gene encoding inner centromere protein-like isoform X1, with product MAEGPQQLLEVCGLRLSRFLCDAQNKHLAWLREVEEQGMRMLKSSFRDEPMLLPKTPSQRRKLRKRQSSWMREENKELSRRRFSRRRSGVKLLSSSLNSQRCLNQEQPQSPGCEGQDVSMPGCALESQAGITLQPPALPRKQPVKAHVLTADLDCQECPQGAAGGEAAPPAVLEEQLPEGDAAAELQEVPGVPGIPAEQPGRDGEQDPRRASTSTPKAARNGDPAALQGDGSPQDLEMLLFQDSPSKSATEKSRTRRRSGLAAPRKSHRSSLAEKCSLASRRENMIRRSISRAMARKAAARESSSASSRVSCQSSLEAFVEEDVISDTRPELEPNSLREKVPGDVLVPSTSPRAASPPAQHLSPLEQQAGNAAGSHVNPNSEPQKSQEQPNCAKSRENSSRMWMKGCKQALGVLWQGQHTGGRPLSPLDEKLKTSANQAPSSPSPASKVSGTTALCPLSQAGPELPPSLPSGCQATEELPAGTRGWHQGLHQAQHSHPAPPEGRLCCKYGTLSVGLTSLSPHADVHQHSGHTSGEVAGSLCRCVLLGLGTAGSFWPLSQAALCSPSTIFLTPGLSGHLVGVLFFSKYILGS
- the LOC131574724 gene encoding inner centromere protein-like isoform X2 is translated as MAEGPQQLLEVCGLRLSRFLCDAQNKHLAWLREVEEQGMRMLKSSFRDEPMLLPKTPSQRRKLRKRQSSWMREENKELSRRRFSRRRSGVKLLSSSLNSQRCLNQEQPQSPGCEGQDVSMPGCALESQAGITLQPPALPRKQPVKAHVLTADLDCQECPQGAAGGEAAPPAVLEEQLPEGDAAAELQEVPGVPGIPAEQPGRDGEQDPRRASTSTPKAARNGDPAALQGDGSPQDLEMLLFQDSPSKSATEKSRTRRRSGLAAPRKSHRSSLAEKCSLASRRENMIRRSISRAMARKAAARESSSASSRVSCQSSLEAFVEEDVISDTRPELEPNSLREKVPGDVLVPSTSPRAASPPAQHLSPLEQQAGNAAGSHVNPNSEPQKSQEQPNCAKSRENSSRMWMKGCKQALGVLWQGQHTGGRPLSPLDEKLKTSANQAPSSPSPASKAVRPLKNFLQGQGGGIKDFIKRNTPTRPPLKGDFVVSMAPYLWG